In Festucalex cinctus isolate MCC-2025b chromosome 1, RoL_Fcin_1.0, whole genome shotgun sequence, the sequence CCCTGGTCTTGACCCAGTCTCAGCTTGTCAGTCTTGACAATGATCTCGGGTCCGTCTTGCACTTGGTCTTGGCTTATCACAGTCACTAATATTTGTCAGCTGTGGGTatatgaagccctttgagactcttttgtgattaagggctctatataaacttgacttgactcttGGTCTTGACTCGATTCTgtaaagtcttggtcttggctGAGTTCTGGTCCTGGGTAAGTCTTACTCTCAGATTGTGTGTGGTAGCACAAAATTATTTCTGGTTggttggtaggtaggtaggtaggtagatagatagatagatagatagatagatagatagatagatgtccCAAATTTTTTGCTGAATGCTTTTTCAGATTACAGCAGATTTACAAAGCCTGCAGCAACAGCTTCagcatttctctctctctctctctctctctcatttccAACAGAAAACCATGTTAATGTAGTACAAGACTGACTGAACCCATCGCGGATTAAAGCCCTGGCAGTTACACCCACTGGTTAAATGAGGCCGCCGTGCGATACAGTATTCCAGTGATGTTTGAACACAAAACAAGCCATGAGGTACTAAGACAACTAACACGCTCTATAGAGACACAGCCACAAAGCTTTGTATACTGTTGAGGTGTCTCTCTGCATTCTATGTAATTATGCATCTGATCATACATGTGCAGTGCAAACAATCTGACCCAGTTGCTGGAGCCTGTTAACACATGATGACGTTAGTCGTATTCACCATCCTTCATCTATCTGTGTGATCTGTCATAACTTCcttttgttcattttctgtCAGCGCGCTGAACCCTCGTCCCCTCAACCCGCAAAGCTCTGCAGCCCTTAACTATTCCTTTTTTTGGGTCTCATGTTTGCCACCCTTCCTCGCACCATCTTCCTCTCATCTGTCTGCCTTGAGTGCATGTATAATGCATGACAGAGGGAAAAGCAGTGAGGAGAGATGACTGACTGTGCCTTAGCAGCGCCCCCAATGTAAGCAAAACAGCAGGGGAAGAACAATTTTTTCTCTCTCCGGTATAGGGAACTTCTACAGAAATCAAATTAGCGCTATGCTACTGTCTAAAGAAGAGCAATGTGATGGCATATATTGGAAGTTGGGCTACATTGATCAATCTGCTCAAAACAACACTCCCATagaaatgtgagttgaattacatgtttaagatgaaaaagcacaaaaaaaaaaacaatcaacatttaaaaaaaacaaaaaaaaagaaaaaaaatcaaattggaCACATTTGATCAGGAGTAGAAAAAGTAAAAGTTCACAATTTATAAAGTCAaaggtaggggtgtgctcaaaaaatcgatacggcaatatatcgttgtgggccaaattacaatacacgtatcgatacgcaggcgtcagaatcgatattgctcgttaactttaaataggcagttaacgtttgcctttgcagttgcattgtacctaaaaaataaaaaccagcagcgtatttgaagttaattgccttcaattaatgcaaaattagctcaccagtgattggacactgtgtcttgctaagaaaaatgaaagcagaggcagaatatcatttatttacttataaacttaacgtggcacgtgtcttaatttaccaattttcgtatattttgtttaaaaacgaaatagaatgtgttacatgaaaaaaatgctgtttttatttctccaaatatttcaaataagcacattttttagctgtaatttaattttttattttttttttgctcatatcagctcatgtctattaataaagtttcccGGCGTGTCCGTGAAAgctgcttggtggtaaaccagaagagctgctcacaaaaatattttggaaattaatgtaatatatcgtgatacgaaaatcaagtattgggatacatttgtatcgcgatacgtatcgtatcgtgacccctgtattgtgatacgtatcgtatcgcgaggtaggcggcaatacccagccctagttaaaGGTACCACATGTTAATGGTAgcactgttatttatttattaattaattaatttatttatctatttatctatcaGCAATGTTGTTTGTGTTGGTTTGCACAGTTGTGCACCACCGAGTGCTACGTTTCGAGTTTTGCTCACTAACGGTTATCACAGTTGCACTGTATCTGTTCTTAAAATTTAGCCTTGCTAAAGGACTATATAGCATTAAATATTCAGAAATAACTCCATTATAGTTCTCTCTCGACCATATATACAGTGtttgcaaatgatttttttggtgCTGACTGACATTTCTAAAGCCACTAAGCCATTAAACTTTGAATTGTGCCAATTTCAATGTCGAATATCAATGAAGTGTTGCACTGATGAAAACTGTTAGCTGTTAAGCCTAAATTTATCGAATAACTATTTGTATTCTGTCTTTCATAAAATACCTGTACCAACTGTTATAAAAACCTAATTGGATGTCTTATTTTCTACTCGGGGAAAAATCATGTCGTGTATTAAGAAAAGTAAAGTCAATCATCAATTCGATCATCTCCTGATCGAACCACAAGAGGGAaaggaaaaacaggaaaaaaaataaaataaaaaatactggtcCAACTTTGTAGacattttcttccaaaacaTTCCATCAGCTGCTGTATTGCAACAGCCTATATCGTGAATTACTTATTTGTATTACAATTCCCACCCTTAAATATAAAGTAGCGTTTATGAACAGATGTGAAACTATCGCTTTTTTGTTTGCATTAAAGGATTACTGGGACAATGATATGACTGAAGCTGCCGTGTTAGCATTTACAGGAAGGTAAAAAACAAGGAAGATGCACAACGATTCTCTAATGAATTACTGTTATTGTGGAGCCAATGCGGAATGTGGGTCATTTGTATAAAATGTTCATAAGATGCTAATTATATAATCACTGCTGAAGGTCAGAGACTTTCCTTTATCACTGTTGTGCTCAAAGGTAGGTACGGTACTATGCAACAAGCAAGCATACACACTTTTAATGAGCATCACTACGGTCATTAGCCTCCTCACAGCCAGAGGGATTCAAATAACCAGGACGTAATAAGAGAACATGGCTCTCCTGATGAGAAAACAATGTGCCGCACTTACCTTATCATTCACCAGCAGTTCAATGGGGTTGTTCCCCCATTCAATCAGCACAATTTCATTAGCCTGGCCTGGCACGCCGTATGAGAAGGGGGTTCCAATCCCAGGACTGGCGCTGGACTTGAGCCACATGCACACGGTGAAGGCGTACATTTCGGGGAGGCTCTTCTTGATGCGTCCGTACAGGTAATTGGTGCGCAGTGAGAGGGACACCTTGAAATCCTCAGGCGACTTGAAGGCGTTGTTATCTGAGAACAAATTGGTTCAAATTAGGTTGAACATAAAATGCACTCCGATGTAACCTTTTTGACCTTTCTATATTGTTTAATGTCCAACTGCTCAGTATTTCGGTATGTTCTGTACAACTTTGCTGTTCAAAGAGATGAATGGCAACATGTACAGCATGTTTGAACCTGCTGCTGAAATTAAAATTGGTTATAAGAGCGGCAGCTGAATAGATCGattaatcttttcttttttttttttgatgaattggatagaaaaaataattgacatcctttttttacataaatacatCGATAAATAAATAGAGTATGATTCAGTTCCTAGTTTGGTCCATAATATATATGAGTAAATCATCAAAAATTTTGATCATTGTTTAGTAAGtgaagcagatgtttgcaaattctCTGTTTTAATGGATAACTACAAAACcagagaatatttactgttgagaggctgcaatttggaggatttggacaaattttaattaaacaggGTGTCTAAATAATTGATCAGTTgtcaaaatagttgtcgataaATTTGATAATCGCTTAATTGTTGATGTATCGATTAATCATTGCACCTCAACTTtccttgacaaaaacaaaaaacaaacaaaaaaaaaacattcactattaaatcaatatatttaaaaatatatttattagatAAGTAGGATAAGTCGAATTTGGTTTGTTAATCTCTGCTGCTCGATCTTGTCACTGTGAAATATTTTGGATCTGGGACGTACAAATAAACTCCTGTTAGAAGTTTGGCAAGGTATTTCAaccccaatattttttgtacaaaagccTTGCTCTCACAAATAGTGACAGATTTCCATGTCTTGAGCAGGTGTACTCCCTGCGGCGTGGTTTGTGATTTGACAAACGCTTTACTTGTCAGATACAAAGACaacgacaacaaaacaaaaaaagactaccACACTACATCAGTTCACTTTGGGATTTCAAAACTTAAGCTCTGTGTTACAGCCGAGCCTATTCTGAAATATTGAGTAGTTATGCAGGAAAAAATCACACTTACACGAGTTAAGAATTTAAAAGACATGGAATAAGAAAGTGAGTAAGACATGCGGTACATATGAATGCTTGACTGAGCATCATTGGGGCAGACTGGGAGGCTCATAAGTGAGAAATGAGAATAAAAGATGAGAATATGAGCTATGAAATCTGCCAAAATAATGTGTAATGTATGAGGTTGCTACAGCAAAATATGATGCATATTTAGTAGCAGCGAAGCACAATTTGGAAAGATTATACTGTCTTCACTATAaaaacaaagggaaaaaaacacttgTAAACACGGTGCCAAGACAAAAATTAGACTTGACACGAATATTGTTTCATGTGGATGTGTTTATGTATTCACCCCCCTTCAATTGGGAGAAATTGCTTTCACTGAATCAATAAATCAAGCCTCAGTGGGCACCCATTCAGGCATATAAAATACGATTATAATGTCATTTGAAGTTTTTTAAAAGATTTGTGCCTGTCTGCCACAGCAATGCGTCAACTtctaatatcattttttttttaaaatgacgttaGCTTGTTGTCCCATCTTACGCAAGGAATTGCCGCTCATTCTTTCTTCTCTGACACATACTGTGCACCTGTGCAATTTAATGAGAACAAATACAAAAGATATATGACGTATTCTGCCTTTGTAAATGTTATAATGCTCAGTTTTAAGTGAATATATCAGAGAGACTAAAAAGCAGACTTTTGCCAAGGTTAAAGCAATTTGTATTAGCCTACAGGCAAGTATGACTTTAGACCTGTGCGCCTTCAGTGTGGTACCACAATATCCTTGGCAGTACTGACAATATGCAGcataattaacaaccaaaagaagaggcagagaagtCCTGAAAAAAGCAACAGTAATATTGTGTTGCTTCTACAGAGCAGCGAGAATATACAATATGCCTGTCCGTCTTGTTATATGTTGTTTCTATAGCTGCTCTGTGTGATAAACAGCTGTGCTAATTTAATTGAGGTTTTCCATTATacgttagcatcaagctagcagACGTTCATTAGACTTAAtgtttttaatcagttttaCTCAATTGAACATAGCTCTTTAATAAGCCACTGCAACTGTAGTAAAATATTCGTTTAAAACAATGAATATAGCCAAATAAAGcatttcaaagtaaaatgtacaaaagcttCCATCATATTGGCATACAGGAGGTCCACCATTAGTCTACACGTTGTGTGACTGAAGTTGTAGATGAACGAGAGGAACAAGATCAGAGCCGCTATTCCTGAAATTGTAGCCTCGCAATCACAGTGTGGACGGTGTCACGCGCGTTAGCAGCAAGCTGAAGTTTGAATGTAAACGAACAACTGCAGTTTCCTAACAGCCCTTGGTTCGTCTATTGGCGAGTAACACACAAACATAAGGAGTGGTTCAAATATCCTGTCCCATTTAGTCTCTCTCCATATCTTTTCCATGACGCTTTCTTCACTGAGAGGATGCTAGCTGTAGCATTGTATGCAAAGGGCTAAGGTCCAAGCATGCCAGTGCTTTCcactaaattaattaaaaaattatatctaaGTCTAAAATGCTTTAGTAATGCAAATGATTAAGCACCACACTAAAAGATgatgtaaaatacaaatataggaAACGTTTACGCAACAGTTCTAACCAGACTGAGTCAAGTCGGATTCACAGGCGCACACACGTGCTGATATTCTTTGCCAAAGGATGTCACCGCTAGAATGGCGTAATTACTTCAAAATGAGGAACCATGACGCAAAACATACactaaatgttatttaaaaaaaaaagaaagaaagctaaCAAAGGGTATGAAAGTTGCAAATAAAGGAGAAAGTCACTGGAGCTGTTTTAACAGGTTGTTAATTCACAGTCAATTTCAACTGGGAGTAgcaaacagcttgaagcaaatACACTTTGCTTCTTATTTGGAGAACTGTGGGAGTGagtcttctttttgtttcatgaaagtgatggttaaatgatttttttttgactgcgaGAGCGTGAGAATAGGCGTTTAGGAACACTTTAAAAAGTGTGTTATAACAActttgtcatcatcatcgtccaCTTGCACATGGACTGACTAATTGCTGCTAAATGTCTCTGGCATTAAAAGTGAGCAGCATTTTCACAGCTCTGTCTGCGTGACTTACTTTTCTCCAACTCTGTGATCCTCTCCAGAAGCGAATTGAGCGCATTCTCGGTGCGTTGGCGATGGGCCGCCGTTTCGTTGTAAAGCTGgctcttctcctcctccagctCGGCCACCTTTCGCAGCAGCTGCGTCTCCAGAACTCCCAGACGCTGCCCGAGGAGCTCCCGCAGCTGCGGTGGCAAAGGGGTCAGTGCCGGAATACCTCCAACTGATACGTTTGTGCCGGGAAGTTGCAAACTCTGCTGCTGGAAGGCATAATGCAAGGGGAAAATACCTATTAATACATCGTGAGACACAATGTGCACCTGTGTTTGCTTGCTGACCCACCAAACACCCACGACTGGAATgagtattgaaaaaaaagaaaaaaaaaagctgtgtaTATGTGACATGACCCAGACTTCACACCAGGCGTAATCACAGATGGATCTTGGAAAATAGGACAAAAACTGCCCATGTCCGAGCTTACTGGTGGTGCACTCTGATACAAATTTTTTCCCGTGTTGATTCCACCCATCTGTTTTGTTCCCGTTCACCGAGTTTGATTAATCTTTCCTGACACAATGTCGCCCGGCGTCGGAATCACGCCAAATTTGCTTCtactaaagtaaagcattgtaTATTGCAGATATGCACGCACACGGCCTCAATTAGTGAGAGAGGGAGCCACATGTTGTCATCATCATTATAATCACCTGCACAATTGTTCATTATGTTGAGCATGTGTGAATGATTTCAGTAGAAGCTCACATGCTGGATGGCCTCCATTTGGTTCAATTTAAACCTTTTCCATAGAAACGTACATTTCATCAATCCATTGTGGGGCCGAAATGTCAACATAAAACCATTAACAGCGCAGACGTTTATTACATAACATTTGTATATCCTTAATTGTTATTATGGTAGTTTACAAATCTGAATTTCTGAAACAACCAGGACGAGACCCTCTTCCTTGCCTACCTGTTGAAAAACATACGTGACATATACATCCAACTGTTTGGATCCCAGTTGACTGAAGTGTCATGACATTTGCTGTCATTTTACGAGATTTGCTGAAATCTAAAAAACTTAGTTCGGCAAGTACTATAAGATTTTCTGAAGTTCTGTGATAGCTAACGCTCGACACATTTGATTTTGCATTTTTGACGTTACGCGAACGAGCTTCGATTGGCGAGAAGCGCCTTgtgttatcatcatcatcatcatcattctccCCAGATTTTCAGCCTACAAGCAGATATGAATCGATAGATGCATAACTGTAACGGAATATGCTATCCATCCTCTATGTATTGGGACTCCATCTGCACATTAAAGCTTCCAATCAAGCAATGATGAAGAGGGAATTGCTCGGATGATAAAAGAATGATATTTTAGTGTTGAGGCATATAAAACACTGAATTTAACCAAGCAGTATTGAGAACTGAgagtgtgtctggccaatgatAGCAGATGGTGAAAAATGCACTCTCAATACCAGATAAAGCCAAGTTGTATTTCCACCTTGACCTTTCAGCGACCTGTTAGCAGAAAGGTGGGATGTTTAAATCCCTCAACCAACTTGAATAAACAgcaaaaaagtcgaccaaggaATCTCAAAAGTTGTAACAAGACGTTGGTTGGCatcaaagttcatttgaaacaattgtccccttaaaacaaaacaaaaacaaaaaaaacaaaaacaaaatgtaaacgtAAGACCCAGTCGCTCCTTGAAGAtgcctgaaaaaaacaaaatggagagtGAGGATTTAAGTTTGTGACTGCTTTAGCGTTTGAACACTTGTATGCCAAATCATCTTTCCTCATTAAGAagaatggaaacaccattaactcattcactcccaacccccttcgctccaggctgttttactaaattgtgacagattttgcaaggcccacagactactgtgttctattgctataaaaaaaaaaaaatgtggaccctaccaaaaagaaagattagagtcaggaaaaaaaagtatatatctgtttctgttttgcagcaattagcattaaaatctaagtttcatcattattcacattcctggtgaaaagagtagggaaaagagctttttgcaacatggcctgggatctcttatactctgctgccacctgctggccggttttgtaataactaccattgtttcaagtattctcttcagttccgaggcggcatcaaagccttctgtatgctctagcaaaaaacaaaacaaaaaaaaacccaaaacaaacaaacaaacgtataaatacgtctttgggagctaatgagttaatatgttcCAGTTTcctcactaaataaataaataaataaaaacataaataaatgactaatagCACTATAcattgtacagtacagtaccacAAATATATGgtaatgtaaagaattaaacaatTTGTGCATCATGCTAATTCGCTGGCTGCTGAAAATgcttaaagtaaagcattcacGGACACAAACGAGTTCTGTCAGTGaatgataacaacaacaacttaaatATCTCCATGCACCTTATACTCGCTGGTTTCTTGGTGTCATGGGAGGTGTTCAGGAGGCATCTGAACTagatgcccaagccacctcaactggctgCATGCAATCCTCCAAAGTGAATTACACTTACAGGTGTGACTGTAGCAGGAAGAGACGCCACAACAGGGCAGACAACACAGCTAATTGCCTCGGGCCCTGGGCGAAAGGGAGACAGCTAGTACTGGCCTGTATCAATGATGACATTAATCCCCCGCCTAGGGTACCTGTCCTAGATGTTGCTGGCTGGCAGCTCGTATGGGGCCCCGAGAGACAGCTGATATTGGTCACATCACTGACACAAGTGGAAACCTAGACAATGCAATAACACTTTGGGACAAATGGAGCCCCAAGAGATGACGTATATTAGCCCATATCAATGACAAATTAATGGCACTGCTTTAACCGCTGCAACAACTACATATCAGGAATCCACCTCCATTTGCTGGCTGGTGGCTTGTAAGGGGCTACAAAAGACAGCTAATATTGGTCCATCTCAAGGGCACAACTGGTTGGTACACAACAGTGTACAAATTGGTGTACATGGGACTGAATGAATAAACCCATCACTGTCAAAATATGTGAGCTATCACGGTTAAACAGCTCATTGTATTAACAGGCCAGGTGCTACTTGCACTTCTACTTCTGAACATACAGTCTTGAGCTGCTCCTTATCTTGATCGATTAttatgtttaattatttttccaaaagtgcaatattaatcagaataccgtgtttactAGTGATTcattcctttatttaaccaggtaagAAACTCATTAAGATTAAAAAATCTCTTTTCCAAGAGTGACCTGGCcacagggggcaacaaaaacacacaatcgTTACAACAATCTAAGACAAAGAACAATATAAAATACTCATCATACTATcatttaggggtgttaaaaaaaatcgattcggcaatatatcgcgatattacatcgcgcaattctcgaatcgattcaataggcggccgaatcgatttttaaatatgcatttttgatggaaaaatatttaccaaaacgtctttgggttcacaccttaagcatggaaaaatgttatattaatggaacattaagccttaatattttatttaaatgctgttcaaacatgaaacagattacaacctgtataagactgaagtttcagataaataactaatacattttcatacaaatcttacactgtacaagtttactgattagtattttctaaatttaaatcaaaacaaaatcccaacaatggacttataaattcgtatcgtgaTTAATtggcatcgaatcgaatcgtgacctatgaatcgtgatacgaatcgaatcgtcaggtactaggcaattcacacccctacaataaattcaacaaatttgctaaaacttaaaaaacagtCACATTTCTCAATAGCTTTTGTTTCGCGTTCCTTCACAAAAGCCTTGAACTGTCCAAACATAATATGGTCAGGCATGTTCAAATCCTTTTTTAAGGTATTCCATGAAAAGGGAACAGCATATTTGAAAGCTGTCTTTCCCAGCTCGGTCCTGAACCTAGGAACTGTCATTTGTAGAATTTTTTGAGAGCGCAAACCATAAagctgttgttgttgatgtgaATATACAGAAAGGTAAGAATGGAGGAGCCCAATCATTCATAGATAATAACAAACCAGTGTGAGGTCTACGGATATACAGAAATGGAAATTTCGCAACAGCATAAACCGTACAATGGTGAACACGATTTCCACAACCACACatacaatcattaaaaaaaaaaaaaaaaaaaaaatgatactgaCAAAAGAGGCCATGACTTGGTTGTACTGTTCTTGttctgaagatttttccatctttctgttttattttgttattcatACATTGTGTGTTAGCGTCATcacagactttgaaatatgcaTAGATCTGAATGATGGATGAATGGTTCTCTTATATGCTGTGTGATCGACAGgcgaccagtccggggtgttgcctggctccagctcacctgtgaatctaatgaggacaagttgTATAGAAAATGGGGTGATGGATGGGTATTGTTGTTTAACTATTGTCTAGTAtggggtgtgtgtgggggtgttaaCAGTTCTCTTTCTTGCGTTGGTGGTTTAGAAACGCCCCTGGCTGGCTGTTTGTTCATGTTTACGCACGCACGgatttgtgtgcatgcgtgcgtgcgtcttaCCTCCAAGCTCTCCAAGCGACCTTTCAGGCTTTGCATTGTCTTTCCAAGCTGGTTTATGGTCTCGCTGGGGTCCCGCGGTAGGTCCCCCATGGTGTTCTTGCCGTACTCCTTCCTCCTGGAGCCGTGACCCCGCGACTTGCCCGGCTGCGTCGAGtcgtccgccgccgccgcctcgcaGCGCGCCAGCTTGGAGTTGAGCTCCTTGATGGTCCCTTGTTGGCTGACGATGGTCTCCTTCTGCTGCAGGATGGTCTCCCGGAGCTGGATGATGGTGTTGCGCAACTCGTCCTCCACGGGGCTGCTCAGCTGCAAGCGGTTGCCCGTCGGAGCGTAGCCGCAGCCGGGCTCCGCGCCCGGGGGGATGGCGTTGCAAACGAAGCGGCTACctgtggctgtggctgtggctgtggctggGGCGTCCTGCAGGCTCACAACGGAGCTGAGCAGGTAGAAGACCGGCAACAGTTCGCTCAGCATTCTCCTGACACTAATTCCAAAAGTGaaagtaggggggggggggatattccTGCTTACAAACAACTTTTACCCAACACGCAATCACCCATTCAAGTGTTGGCTGaactcaaaataaaagtgtaccaatcacaactcatacATCCACGCGCTCTGTTAAAAATGACCATCCCGTTCATTTAGGAGACTGCAATATTTCCTTCaccggaaaaacaacaacaaaaggaaaGATCCAAAGGATTTTGCAGAGTTACCAGCGTGTCTGCTCGCTCCGGCGTCACCGAGTGAGTGCTTGCGAACACACGAGACTGCACAGGCAGGCGGATTATGATGATGAGGGTGAGGATGATGGGGAGGTGTGTACGCGCTTCACGCGTCAGTCTGTGCGCCATCATCGATCGAGCCTCTCAGTGGATTCCAACCATATGCTCTGTGTTGCTTTCATTCACTTTTTAATGTGAAGAAATTAAATACAAAGTATGATTATACTTTCCTATCGATTATGCTGGTGATGATttactctatctatctatctatctatctatctatctatctatctatctatctatctatctatctatctatctatctatctatctatctatctatctaactatctatctatctatctatctatctatctatctatcgtgacagtaaattaaaacattattgGATTTCAAACCATCCATGTTTGCGATAACAACAAATTCTACAAGACTTCAGTTTATTGAGTCACAGTGTCAAAAGCGGAGCCCTACTAGTTTGTTTTCTCTGTGCTGTTTTTTCTGTAGCCACTGCAGAGGAGAGCTCTAGTGATGACAAGAAAATGTGTTCTTATGCCACACAACACTTACCAACCAAATGTCATGGGGGACAGTATTTTTCTCCATCTATCTCCTAAAGGTGAGTAGTTCTGCTTCATTTTCATAACAAAGTGGTGaacttgtcacgccgccaccggtgtgacggccatgcttttattttggtatccatgtttcctgtcttatcctgaaaatctaactctcctctcaccccaggtcacttgcccttcctgccgctcactcattaccggtccccgcccatgattatcaccacctgccaccaatcaacccacacaataaaagccacctgcattctcccctccgttgccgaagtgtcaccgtcagtgcatggaagcgtccacagtcctcatgtccttgttcctgttgcctagcgttgttgccttgtttttgtgccttttcctcccttttggagtgtctttagttaccccttttgccttgtgccctttttcctccctagcggagcgctttctgttgtccccagtaccctttgcctgttttttcctccctagtggagcgccttttgttctccattttttcccctccctgttctcctctcagtttgagaggagaccactgttggccggaaataaacctgctgccttggtggcctaccttacgcctgcgtctgagtcctacctgaccccgccttgtcagtacacttcggccagcatggacccagcaggcaggatcgaggccgcactgcagagccaggaggcccggctcaacacccAGGGccagatccaacagaccatgctgtcccggatggaggaaatgaccagccaggtccacgagctggtaagcctttcacggcgtcgagcgccagcttccaccggacaaattcctccccctgagttctctgtaccgaccacgcctttcaccggggtaggattgagactggcctccccggaacgatactccggtgaacccggacgttgTCAGACCTTTCTCACAGAATGcgacatacattttgaacagttaccacaggcatttcccacagcccgatcccgagtggccttcatggtatctcacctgacgggtcgggccaaaacctgggcgaccgcggaatgggccaggggttcctcggtctgccaaagcgtacaggactttcaaatcgctttgcgccgagtttttgatccagaaaaccatGACCGAGGCAAGGCaaggaatctgtcagcgactatgcaattcgttttcgaacgttggcaacggaCAGTGGCTGGAATGCCATCGCACTccacg encodes:
- the nptx2a gene encoding neuronal pentraxin-2a isoform X2 → MLSELLPVFYLLSSVVSLQDAPATATATATGSRFVCNAIPPGAEPGCGYAPTGNRLQLSSPVEDELRNTIIQLRETILQQKETIVSQQGTIKELNSKLARCEAAAADDSTQPGKSRGHGSRRKEYGKNTMGDLPRDPSETINQLGKTMQSLKGRLESLEQSLQLPGTNVSVGGIPALTPLPPQLRELLGQRLGVLETQLLRKVAELEEEKSQLYNETAAHRQRTENALNSLLERITELEKNNNAFKSPEDFKVSLSLRTNYLYGRIKKSLPEMYAFTVCMWLKSSASPGIGTPFSYGVPGQANEIVLIEWGNNPIELLVNDKVAQLPLSVSDGRWHHICITWTTRDGFWEAYQDGERLGTGDNLAPWHPIKSGGVIILGQEQDIVGGRFDATQAFVGELSQFNMWDRVLRPVDIVGLANCSAYMPGNVVPWIDANVEVFGGATKAPLEICEDRAFDS
- the nptx2a gene encoding neuronal pentraxin-2a isoform X1, yielding MLSELLPVFYLLSSVVSLQDAPATATATATGSRFVCNAIPPGAEPGCGYAPTGNRLQLSSPVEDELRNTIIQLRETILQQKETIVSQQGTIKELNSKLARCEAAAADDSTQPGKSRGHGSRRKEYGKNTMGDLPRDPSETINQLGKTMQSLKGRLESLEQQSLQLPGTNVSVGGIPALTPLPPQLRELLGQRLGVLETQLLRKVAELEEEKSQLYNETAAHRQRTENALNSLLERITELEKNNNAFKSPEDFKVSLSLRTNYLYGRIKKSLPEMYAFTVCMWLKSSASPGIGTPFSYGVPGQANEIVLIEWGNNPIELLVNDKVAQLPLSVSDGRWHHICITWTTRDGFWEAYQDGERLGTGDNLAPWHPIKSGGVIILGQEQDIVGGRFDATQAFVGELSQFNMWDRVLRPVDIVGLANCSAYMPGNVVPWIDANVEVFGGATKAPLEICEDRAFDS